The nucleotide window CTCCACCTTCTTATCAAACCAATGCCCACTTGAAATCTTTGCAAAAACAATCAAAACCTAATTTTTTCCTCTCCATTTTCCCTAAGATTTCCTCTAAAAGAATCACTTTTTCACCTTCACTCACTTCCCCTTCTGTTTCATCGTCTTGTTCATCGTCGTTTTCGATGTCTTCCATTCCAATCACTGGTTATAATCCCAACACAAGGAACTACCGTTCGAGATCAGAAATTGAGGAGTATGATCATGAGAAACTGCAGATCCCTACTTCACCAACTTCAACGCTCTGTTTTGGCTGTGGAATGGGGAATTCAAAGCGTTTTCGAGTCAATTACCCGGCGAAGAAGAATGTGAAGAAGGCGTTTTCGTCCTTTGTTAGCAATGGCGCAGCTTCTTGAAGATGATATATTATCTTTGAAACATGGTGTTCATCTTGTACATCAGTTTTAAATACTTAGTTTATTTTAATCTGTGAAGTGTGCTGCGATTTCCCTGTTTTAAATTATTTGCTACAATAATCGTGGGAACGAAATTATGtcgacatgttttttttttcttttggtttggtGTCAAGTTAAAACTTTGATGCTATTTTGTCTTTGGAACTGGTATTAATCCATTTAGTTGAAGTGTGAATTGTCTTATCTCACCTTTTACATTTATCCTGTTCTACTTAGGATGTACAGAATAGAGTTTGCAATAATAATACTCCATCTGTTTTCATTTTTGACATTGTGCAAATGGGTGAAACTGAAACGTTGCATCAATCAAAAAAAATGAGCAAACTCTAAATTCTATTTGATTCAGGATTTTCTAGCAGGAGGTTTTAGCCATATTTCTGGATGAAAATCGTCAATAATTAAAGTGGACGGGGAGAGTATAACTAAGATATTGTTGTTAATTGttatgagtttttttttttttttttttttttttgaagttagaAGAGGAATTATTCCTCATATGAGTGCACGAAGTATACTCTGTAGATCCAATAAAAATCGAAGCACATTCAATTTAGGGCCtacttgaattattgaaagatcATAAATATATAGATCCACATTCATTTATGTGGCTGTTTAGAAGTTGCTGTAGCTTAAATGGTCCTGCACGTATGGTTTGCAGGGAAATAAAGTCACTGACTCCATGCATCCTTTTCAAAATTTTTAGTGATGAGTGCCCCCGTTAATGTGTTGTTGCAGTACTGAGAATTCTAAGAACTTTCTTGGTAAAACAATGAAGAAGACACTGCTGTCCGTTGTTGGTCACTTGAAGATGATATATGTTTGCAGGGAAATAGAGTCATCTCGATATATCtttctcaa belongs to Nicotiana tabacum cultivar K326 chromosome 6, ASM71507v2, whole genome shotgun sequence and includes:
- the LOC107775505 gene encoding uncharacterized protein LOC107775505, yielding MVSGGSHHPANFLLIKQDDKFFSRLLSKENTARGESSFRYYYCGGSSGSIPFVWESQPGTPKHKFSDTSLPPLTPPPSYQTNAHLKSLQKQSKPNFFLSIFPKISSKRITFSPSLTSPSVSSSCSSSFSMSSIPITGYNPNTRNYRSRSEIEEYDHEKLQIPTSPTSTLCFGCGMGNSKRFRVNYPAKKNVKKAFSSFVSNGAAS